A single window of Candidatus Binatota bacterium DNA harbors:
- a CDS encoding glutathione S-transferase family protein, whose translation MSRERGHYGLRVVAIKLYSTTYCPYAWRSRIVLHEKGVEFETFEVDLRDKQEEFLEVSPRGLVPVMVHDDTTIAESMTINEYLEEFYPEPPLMGNGPAERAAVRSAIVDLNFNRSRPLARLASMLFYGREQRDESVIEQQSARWNRYLDDLEQHFSDNDWLATDNFSMADLSLYPTELVTRIGFQLGGDRERPALDSWRERVQARESVQATAPEGFGAAA comes from the coding sequence GTGTCGAGGGAGCGGGGCCACTACGGTCTCCGCGTCGTGGCCATCAAGCTCTACTCAACTACCTACTGCCCCTACGCGTGGCGCTCGCGCATCGTTCTGCACGAAAAGGGTGTGGAGTTTGAAACCTTCGAGGTTGACCTGCGCGACAAGCAGGAAGAGTTTCTCGAGGTATCTCCCAGGGGCCTGGTGCCTGTCATGGTGCACGACGACACGACTATTGCCGAGTCGATGACCATCAACGAATACCTCGAAGAGTTTTACCCCGAGCCACCCCTCATGGGCAATGGCCCGGCCGAGCGGGCGGCGGTGAGGTCGGCGATAGTGGACCTCAACTTCAACCGCAGTCGTCCGCTGGCGCGCCTGGCGTCAATGTTGTTCTACGGTCGCGAGCAGCGCGACGAGAGTGTCATCGAGCAGCAATCGGCGCGGTGGAATCGCTATCTCGACGATCTCGAGCAGCACTTCAGTGATAACGACTGGCTGGCCACCGATAATTTCAGCATGGCCGACCTCAGCCTTTACCCCACCGAGTTGGTGACGCGCATCGGCTTTCAGTTGGGCGGTGACCGCGAACGGCCGGCGCTGGACAGCTGGCGCGAGCGCGTGCAGGCACGCGAGTCGGTCCAGGCAACAGCGCCCGAAGGCTTCGGCGCGGCTGCCTGA
- a CDS encoding acyl-CoA synthetase (activates fatty acids by binding to coenzyme A), translating to MQKENDKADEKLYPATWAQLTPDKPAFIMADSGLSVSYSELNERSNRVAQLLQSMGLEKGDGIAIFMENNEHFLEICWAAQRSGLYYTAISSRLTAPEVEYIVNDCGARAFFTSRAKAEVTADLVGKLPAAERSFMVGGATDGYESFEDAVAAQPATAVDTETEGADMLYSSGTTGRPKGVRVPLPNKPIGTPNPLVSMVTILYGFSSDDVYLSPAPLYHAAPLRFTMSLLRLGATCIIMENFAAEQSLALIEKYHVTCSQWVPTMFVRMLKLEQAERDRHDTSSLRVAIHAAAPCPVAIKEQMIDWWGPVLYEYYGGTEGNGLTAIDSPQWLAHRGSVGSPLMGELHIVDDDGKELPTGETGMVYFGGGGKFEYHNDPEKTADAYNEQGWSTLGDVGYLDEDGYLYLTDRKAYMIITGGVNVYPQETENVLITHPRVVDVAVFGVPNEDFGEEVKAVVQPADMDSASPELEEELMAFCREQLSAIKCPRSVDFEAELPRHPNGKLYKRLLKDRYWGNSNSRIV from the coding sequence ATGCAAAAGGAGAACGACAAAGCTGACGAAAAACTCTACCCCGCCACCTGGGCACAACTGACCCCCGACAAGCCGGCCTTCATCATGGCCGACAGCGGCCTGTCGGTCAGTTACAGCGAGCTCAACGAACGCAGCAATCGCGTGGCCCAGCTGCTGCAATCCATGGGTCTGGAGAAAGGCGATGGCATAGCCATCTTCATGGAAAACAACGAGCATTTCCTTGAAATCTGCTGGGCGGCGCAGCGCAGCGGGCTTTACTACACCGCCATCAGCTCACGACTTACGGCCCCCGAGGTGGAATACATTGTCAACGACTGCGGTGCGCGCGCGTTTTTTACTTCGCGGGCCAAGGCCGAGGTCACTGCCGACCTGGTCGGCAAGCTGCCGGCCGCGGAGCGCTCGTTCATGGTGGGCGGCGCAACAGACGGCTACGAATCCTTTGAAGACGCCGTGGCTGCACAACCCGCCACGGCCGTTGACACCGAGACCGAGGGTGCCGACATGCTCTACTCCTCGGGCACCACCGGCCGACCCAAGGGCGTTCGCGTACCGCTGCCGAACAAACCCATCGGCACGCCCAATCCGCTCGTCAGCATGGTGACGATCTTGTACGGTTTCTCGAGCGACGACGTCTACCTGTCGCCGGCGCCGCTGTACCACGCCGCGCCGCTCAGGTTCACCATGAGCCTGCTGCGCCTGGGCGCGACCTGCATCATCATGGAAAACTTTGCCGCCGAGCAATCGCTGGCGCTGATAGAAAAATACCACGTGACCTGCAGCCAGTGGGTACCTACGATGTTCGTGCGCATGCTCAAGCTCGAGCAGGCCGAGCGCGACCGCCACGACACTTCGTCGTTGCGCGTGGCTATACACGCGGCCGCGCCTTGCCCGGTAGCCATCAAGGAACAGATGATCGACTGGTGGGGGCCGGTGCTCTACGAATACTACGGCGGCACCGAGGGCAACGGACTGACGGCCATCGACAGCCCGCAGTGGCTCGCCCACCGCGGCTCGGTGGGCAGCCCGCTGATGGGCGAGCTGCACATCGTGGACGACGACGGCAAAGAGCTGCCCACAGGCGAGACCGGCATGGTCTACTTCGGTGGCGGCGGCAAGTTCGAGTACCACAACGACCCCGAGAAGACCGCCGACGCGTACAATGAGCAGGGCTGGTCTACGCTGGGCGATGTGGGCTACCTCGACGAAGACGGCTATCTCTACCTCACCGACCGCAAGGCCTACATGATCATCACCGGCGGGGTCAACGTGTACCCCCAGGAGACCGAGAACGTGCTCATCACCCACCCCCGGGTAGTCGACGTGGCCGTTTTTGGTGTACCCAACGAGGACTTCGGCGAAGAGGTGAAGGCCGTCGTGCAGCCGGCCGACATGGACAGCGCCAGCCCCGAGCTAGAGGAGGAACTGATGGCCTTCTGCCGCGAGCAGCTGAGCGCCATCAAGTGTCCGCGCTCGGTGGACTTTGAAGCCGAGCTGCCGCGCCACCCCAACGGCAAGCTCTACAAGCGCCTGCTCAAGGACCGCTACTGGGGCAACAGCAACTCGCGCATCGTTTAG
- a CDS encoding acyl-CoA dehydrogenase, producing MSDANINFFKADMRSMEFTLYEHLGVQELFEHEFFEHLSREDCDQVMQQTLRFSNDMLGPINSSGDRQGCTLKDGVVTTPDGYKEAWKQLWELGLPNFSVSLEAGGFQGPMAVLGALSELQMGANISFTMYSGLTYGAMELVEHFGTDHDKARFLEGMTSGRYAGTMCLSEPHAGSDVGAISTTATHIDGNRYLIKGSKCWISGGDHDLADNIIHLLLARVDGAPGGTQGISLFIVPRDVINEDGSSGENNNVVTASLEHKLGINSSATAVLNFGDDGDCVGYLCGSEENVGMKQMFMMMNGARLSVGLQGHSVAATAYLNALAYARDRKQGASVKAFKDPNAPRVSIIEHSDVRRMLLEMKSKIDGMRAIAGKMALHLDWINVLKDKDPDQAAYHQGQADLLTPIVKAYCSDQGFRVCETAMQVYGGAGYVKDNPVEQYLRDSKIFSIYEGTNHIQALDLVVRKLRGRKGQDLADFSGNLTEFVEANSQDPAIGTEAQLLGEASERLQTAGAAIVGYMMEGKLDQLTLYATPFMQAMSHVAVCHLLLEAALVAEGARTQDFDQSQEEFDFYAGKVMSGKFYANFIMPEVFSLCRAICSADRSAIDIPDNGFCTQW from the coding sequence ATGTCAGACGCTAACATCAACTTCTTCAAGGCAGACATGCGCTCCATGGAGTTCACGCTATACGAACACCTCGGGGTCCAGGAACTCTTCGAACACGAGTTCTTCGAGCACCTCAGTCGTGAAGACTGCGACCAGGTCATGCAGCAGACCCTGAGGTTCTCCAACGATATGCTGGGTCCGATCAACTCGTCTGGCGACCGCCAGGGCTGCACGCTCAAGGACGGTGTGGTCACTACCCCCGACGGCTACAAGGAGGCCTGGAAGCAACTCTGGGAGCTCGGCCTGCCCAACTTCTCGGTGTCGCTGGAGGCCGGTGGATTCCAGGGCCCCATGGCAGTGCTGGGCGCACTCAGCGAGCTACAGATGGGCGCCAACATTTCGTTCACGATGTATTCCGGGCTCACCTACGGTGCCATGGAGTTGGTCGAGCACTTCGGCACCGACCACGACAAGGCACGTTTTCTTGAGGGCATGACCAGCGGGCGCTATGCCGGTACCATGTGCCTGTCCGAACCCCACGCGGGCAGCGACGTGGGCGCTATCTCTACCACCGCCACCCACATCGACGGCAACCGCTACCTGATCAAGGGAAGCAAGTGCTGGATCTCGGGCGGCGACCATGACCTTGCCGACAACATAATCCACCTGCTGCTCGCGCGCGTGGATGGTGCCCCCGGGGGCACCCAGGGCATCTCGTTGTTCATCGTCCCGCGCGACGTCATAAACGAGGACGGCAGCTCGGGCGAGAACAACAACGTGGTCACGGCCAGCCTGGAGCACAAGCTGGGCATCAACAGCTCGGCCACTGCCGTGCTCAATTTCGGTGACGACGGCGACTGCGTAGGCTACCTCTGTGGCAGCGAAGAAAACGTGGGCATGAAGCAGATGTTCATGATGATGAACGGCGCGAGATTGTCGGTGGGCCTCCAGGGCCACTCGGTTGCGGCCACCGCCTACCTCAACGCCCTGGCCTATGCGCGCGACCGCAAGCAGGGCGCTTCGGTCAAAGCCTTCAAGGATCCCAACGCGCCGCGCGTGAGTATCATCGAGCACTCTGACGTCAGGCGCATGCTCCTGGAGATGAAGTCAAAGATTGACGGCATGCGCGCGATCGCGGGCAAGATGGCGCTGCATCTCGACTGGATCAACGTGCTCAAGGACAAGGACCCTGACCAGGCCGCCTACCACCAGGGACAGGCGGACCTGCTCACGCCTATCGTCAAGGCCTACTGCAGCGACCAGGGTTTTCGTGTGTGCGAGACTGCCATGCAGGTCTACGGCGGCGCCGGCTACGTGAAGGACAATCCGGTTGAGCAGTACCTGCGCGACAGCAAGATATTCTCGATCTACGAGGGCACCAACCACATCCAGGCGCTCGACCTCGTGGTACGCAAGCTCAGGGGGCGCAAGGGCCAGGACCTGGCGGATTTTTCGGGCAACCTCACCGAGTTTGTCGAGGCCAACAGCCAGGACCCGGCCATAGGCACCGAGGCCCAGCTGCTGGGCGAAGCCTCGGAGCGCTTGCAGACTGCTGGTGCTGCCATCGTGGGCTACATGATGGAAGGCAAGCTCGACCAGCTAACGCTCTACGCGACGCCTTTCATGCAGGCCATGTCACACGTGGCCGTGTGCCACCTGCTGCTCGAGGCGGCGCTCGTGGCCGAGGGAGCGCGTACCCAGGACTTTGACCAGAGCCAGGAGGAGTTCGATTTTTACGCTGGCAAGGTCATGTCGGGCAAGTTCTACGCGAACTTCATCATGCCCGAGGTGTTCTCGTTGTGCAGGGCCATCTGTTCTGCTGATCGCAGCGCCATCGACATTCCCGACAATGGTTTCTGCACCCAGTGGTAA
- a CDS encoding serine acetyltransferase — MAKAEKGHRRLESIIDSLAASYDSGRTIDSLESAALPNKRKIIEALDHVVSSIYLGFYSTRRLNSNNLRHYLGEHMHSSYELLSRQIARAVAYQREGGGEPAAQDREFGEKAVLDVLAELPRLRDALHLDVEAAVTSDPAATNAEEVIYSYPAIDAITVYRVAHEFYLRGVPLIPRIMSEHAHSVTGIDLHPGATVGRSLFIDHGTGVVIGETAVIGDDVKIYQGVTLGALTIPRDDKGQIITTVKRHPTLEDRVTIYASAIILGGETVVGKDSVIGGNVWLTESVPAGTRITYSATGAGQGSQTVTSLSDAQLSQGRTRSRRDSKAADGR, encoded by the coding sequence ATGGCCAAGGCAGAAAAAGGACACCGCAGGCTCGAGTCGATAATCGACTCGCTTGCCGCGAGCTACGACAGCGGTCGCACCATCGACAGCCTCGAGAGCGCGGCGTTGCCCAACAAGCGCAAGATCATCGAAGCGCTCGACCACGTGGTTTCATCGATCTACCTGGGTTTCTATTCCACGCGGCGACTCAACTCTAACAACCTTCGCCACTACCTGGGCGAGCACATGCACAGCAGCTACGAACTGCTGTCGCGGCAGATCGCGCGCGCAGTGGCCTACCAGCGAGAGGGCGGCGGTGAGCCTGCTGCCCAGGATCGCGAGTTCGGCGAGAAGGCGGTGCTCGACGTGCTGGCCGAGCTGCCCCGCCTGAGGGACGCGCTTCACCTGGACGTCGAGGCGGCCGTGACCAGTGACCCGGCGGCGACCAACGCCGAGGAAGTCATCTACAGCTACCCGGCCATCGACGCCATAACTGTCTACCGCGTAGCCCACGAGTTCTACCTGCGCGGTGTCCCGCTCATTCCGCGCATCATGAGCGAACACGCCCACTCTGTTACCGGCATCGACCTGCATCCCGGCGCGACGGTGGGCCGCAGCCTGTTCATTGACCACGGCACGGGCGTGGTCATAGGCGAGACGGCTGTCATCGGCGACGACGTAAAGATCTACCAGGGCGTGACCCTGGGCGCGCTCACCATTCCGCGCGACGACAAGGGCCAGATCATAACAACGGTGAAGCGTCACCCGACCCTGGAAGACCGCGTGACGATCTACGCCAGCGCCATCATACTGGGTGGCGAAACGGTGGTGGGCAAAGACTCGGTGATAGGCGGAAACGTGTGGCTCACCGAATCGGTGCCGGCCGGCACCCGCATCACCTACTCGGCCACCGGCGCGGGGCAGGGCAGCCAGACGGTGACCAGCCTCAGCGACGCGCAGCTCTCCCAGGGCCGCACTCGCAGCAGGCGCGACAGCAAGGCGGCTGACGGCCGCTGA
- a CDS encoding SRPBCC domain-containing protein, giving the protein MHNQNRHIRRQGGVQSPPPTGWAGFTLSTAWAGKAGRRLAFFSAALMFSSMAACNSQWETEHRIDIDASPERVWQLLSELENYGQWNPYSPRAEGRLVVGEEVRIEAHLGDEVRWVNNLVTEVEPGEKLCWHSLEWYGFLARGFRCRNLQPLPDGGVRLVHHELMVGPLSGLIERIYREDIDEGLRVMDEALKTAAETAGQPQ; this is encoded by the coding sequence ATGCACAATCAGAATAGGCACATTCGGCGTCAGGGAGGAGTACAGTCACCACCGCCCACGGGATGGGCCGGTTTCACGCTGTCAACAGCTTGGGCCGGCAAGGCCGGGCGGCGCCTGGCTTTCTTTTCGGCGGCACTGATGTTTTCGAGCATGGCGGCTTGTAATTCCCAGTGGGAAACCGAGCACCGCATCGACATTGACGCCAGCCCCGAGCGGGTGTGGCAGCTGCTGTCCGAACTTGAGAACTACGGCCAGTGGAATCCCTACTCACCGCGGGCCGAGGGCCGGCTCGTGGTGGGCGAAGAAGTACGGATCGAAGCCCACCTGGGTGACGAGGTCCGCTGGGTAAACAACCTCGTGACCGAGGTCGAGCCCGGCGAAAAACTCTGCTGGCATTCGCTTGAATGGTACGGTTTTCTCGCCCGCGGTTTTCGATGCCGCAACCTGCAACCACTGCCCGACGGTGGTGTGCGCCTGGTACACCACGAGCTCATGGTGGGCCCGCTTTCGGGCCTCATCGAGCGAATCTACCGCGAAGACATAGACGAGGGGCTGCGTGTAATGGACGAGGCGCTCAAGACCGCCGCCGAAACCGCCGGGCAACCGCAGTAG
- a CDS encoding SDR family oxidoreductase has protein sequence MSEDRFGLAGRTALITGAGGGLGREHALLFGSHGANVVVNDLGGSRDGSGAGSDMADKVVEEIKAAGGNAVANYGSVSETESAQAMVQTALDTFGSIDIVVNNAGILRDKSFKNMTEQDWDLVIAVHLKGAYNVTKAAWEPMREAKYGRVVLTSSASGLYGNFGQTNYGAAKAALCGLGQALAEEGAKNNIHTNVIAPLALSRMTEDIMPEGMQDLIKPEYVSPLVVYLCAESCEDNGQIYEVGAGCYARVETLRAKGFAVKPDGPISVDTIADNWKAINDPTGGEIIHSPMESTMASLKHAS, from the coding sequence ATGTCAGAGGATAGATTTGGACTTGCAGGGCGCACGGCGCTGATAACAGGAGCGGGCGGCGGACTAGGGCGTGAGCACGCGCTGCTATTCGGCAGCCACGGGGCAAACGTGGTCGTAAACGACCTCGGCGGCTCGCGCGACGGCTCGGGTGCCGGCAGCGATATGGCCGACAAGGTCGTAGAAGAGATCAAGGCCGCGGGCGGCAACGCGGTGGCCAACTACGGCTCGGTGTCCGAAACCGAATCGGCCCAGGCCATGGTGCAGACCGCACTCGACACCTTCGGTTCGATAGACATCGTGGTCAACAACGCCGGCATACTGCGCGACAAGAGCTTCAAGAACATGACCGAGCAGGACTGGGATCTCGTGATCGCGGTGCACCTCAAGGGCGCGTACAACGTAACCAAGGCGGCCTGGGAGCCCATGCGCGAGGCCAAGTACGGCCGCGTGGTGCTCACCTCTTCAGCCTCGGGCCTGTACGGCAACTTCGGGCAGACCAACTACGGCGCGGCCAAGGCGGCGCTGTGCGGCCTCGGCCAGGCGCTGGCCGAGGAAGGCGCCAAGAACAACATCCACACCAACGTCATCGCACCGCTGGCCTTGAGCCGTATGACCGAGGACATCATGCCCGAGGGAATGCAGGACCTCATCAAGCCCGAGTACGTGTCGCCACTGGTGGTGTACCTCTGCGCCGAGAGCTGCGAAGACAACGGCCAGATCTACGAAGTGGGCGCCGGCTGCTACGCGCGCGTGGAAACACTTCGTGCCAAGGGTTTTGCCGTCAAGCCCGACGGACCGATATCGGTGGATACCATCGCCGACAACTGGAAGGCCATAAACGACCCCACCGGCGGTGAGATCATCCACTCGCCCATGGAGTCGACCATGGCCTCGCTCAAGCACGCGTCCTAG
- a CDS encoding acyl-CoA dehydrogenase: MDFGFSEEQEQLRRQVRRFADERCPMDRVRELMDSDDAFDKQMWASMAELGWLGLAVPEQAGGLGLNWEDVVVVAEELGRSLLPSPFLAVTTAARAVDLLGSEAQKAELLAPLAEGTSVVTLAFFEDSDVIDPDGVATTATADGDGWLTLSGTKMFVPWGQSADKLLLVAREGDGLSVFAVDSAAEGLTVEPLQLIDTTCRAARVSLDSVRVEADSRLGAAGQAWPLLSRALDAGLVALCAEMVGAADGSLQLTTEFAKVRQQFGSPIGRFQGVKHRLAEIYVATESARSLTYYASWAVDHLDDAASSVAMAKEWAAEALDRAGEEGVQLHGAIGYTWECDAQLYYKRGRLCRNLMGSPDYQRERVLAAQGL, translated from the coding sequence ATGGATTTTGGATTCAGCGAGGAACAGGAGCAGCTGCGCCGACAGGTGCGCCGCTTTGCCGACGAGCGCTGCCCGATGGACCGGGTTCGCGAATTAATGGACAGTGACGACGCTTTTGACAAGCAGATGTGGGCGTCGATGGCCGAGCTGGGCTGGTTGGGCCTGGCCGTGCCCGAGCAGGCCGGTGGGCTGGGCCTGAACTGGGAAGACGTGGTCGTGGTGGCCGAGGAGCTGGGACGATCGCTTTTGCCTTCGCCGTTCCTGGCCGTCACCACCGCCGCGCGCGCCGTTGACCTGCTGGGTAGCGAGGCCCAGAAAGCCGAGTTGCTGGCGCCGCTGGCCGAGGGCACGAGCGTGGTGACGCTAGCGTTTTTTGAAGACAGCGACGTCATCGACCCCGACGGTGTGGCCACCACGGCCACGGCTGACGGCGATGGTTGGTTGACGCTGTCGGGGACGAAGATGTTCGTGCCCTGGGGGCAGTCGGCCGACAAGCTTCTGCTGGTCGCGCGCGAGGGCGACGGGCTGAGCGTGTTCGCGGTCGACTCCGCCGCAGAGGGCCTCACCGTGGAGCCGCTGCAACTCATCGACACCACCTGTCGCGCGGCCCGCGTCAGCCTGGACTCGGTGCGCGTGGAGGCCGACTCGCGGCTGGGAGCAGCGGGGCAGGCCTGGCCGCTGTTGTCGCGCGCGCTGGACGCAGGCCTGGTCGCGCTGTGTGCCGAGATGGTTGGCGCGGCCGATGGTTCACTGCAGCTCACGACCGAGTTCGCCAAGGTGCGACAGCAGTTCGGCAGTCCGATTGGTCGCTTCCAGGGAGTGAAGCACCGTCTTGCCGAAATCTACGTGGCCACCGAGTCCGCCAGGTCGCTTACCTACTACGCGTCGTGGGCGGTAGATCATCTTGATGACGCCGCCAGCAGCGTCGCCATGGCCAAGGAGTGGGCCGCGGAGGCGCTCGACCGGGCCGGCGAGGAAGGCGTGCAGCTGCACGGAGCAATTGGCTATACATGGGAATGTGATGCCCAGCTCTACTACAAGCGGGGCCGCCTGTGTCGCAACCTCATGGGCTCGCCCGACTACCAGCGCGAGCGCGTGTTGGCGGCCCAGGGGCTGTAA
- a CDS encoding acyl-CoA dehydrogenase has protein sequence MGRADWQTEEVSALRQALRAFLASEVTPGLEQWEKDRRVPRDFWLAMGRQGYLCPWVDPALGGAGADFAMSVVVCEELGRTGHMGLQTGVSVHADITAPYIDQYATAGNRERWLAGCASGEMVAAIAMTEPGVGSDLAAVATTAVRDGDQWVINGQKTFISNGMECDLVVVVARTAAGDDEGPDQATGARGLSLFVVESGAAGFVKSRQLEKMGQHCQDTAELFFEDCRVPADNLLGEPGQGFAYLMKNLQRERLMIAVAAQVAGEQALAKTLPYVRERRAFGKSIGSFQHNAFKLVERATEIEIGRTFIDSLIDEFIAGDDITRRVSMAKWWLSDMACRVADDCVQLHGGYGYMAEYPIARDYMDVRAMPIYAGSNEVMKLILARMMDLE, from the coding sequence ATGGGACGAGCCGACTGGCAGACCGAAGAAGTGAGTGCTCTCAGGCAGGCGTTGAGAGCGTTTTTAGCCTCCGAAGTAACCCCCGGGCTTGAGCAGTGGGAAAAAGACCGCCGCGTGCCGCGTGATTTCTGGCTGGCCATGGGCCGGCAGGGTTATCTCTGCCCCTGGGTGGACCCTGCGCTGGGTGGTGCGGGCGCCGATTTTGCCATGTCGGTGGTGGTGTGCGAGGAACTCGGCCGCACCGGTCATATGGGCCTGCAGACGGGCGTGTCGGTGCACGCCGACATCACCGCGCCGTACATCGACCAGTACGCCACGGCCGGCAACCGCGAGCGCTGGCTCGCCGGCTGCGCGTCGGGCGAGATGGTGGCGGCCATTGCCATGACCGAACCGGGCGTGGGCAGCGATCTCGCGGCCGTTGCTACCACCGCCGTGCGCGACGGCGATCAGTGGGTCATCAACGGACAGAAGACTTTTATCTCCAACGGCATGGAGTGCGACCTCGTGGTCGTCGTGGCACGCACGGCAGCCGGCGACGACGAGGGGCCCGACCAGGCGACAGGCGCGCGCGGGTTGAGCCTGTTCGTGGTCGAGAGCGGGGCGGCTGGTTTCGTTAAGTCACGGCAACTCGAGAAGATGGGCCAGCACTGCCAGGACACCGCCGAGTTGTTTTTCGAAGACTGCCGGGTGCCGGCCGACAACCTGCTGGGCGAGCCCGGCCAGGGATTTGCCTACCTGATGAAAAACCTGCAGCGCGAGCGGCTGATGATAGCCGTGGCAGCCCAGGTCGCGGGCGAGCAGGCCCTTGCCAAGACTCTACCCTACGTGCGCGAGCGGCGAGCGTTCGGCAAATCCATCGGCAGCTTCCAGCACAACGCCTTCAAGCTGGTAGAGCGCGCCACCGAGATCGAGATCGGCCGGACGTTTATCGATTCGTTGATAGACGAGTTCATCGCCGGCGACGACATCACCCGTCGCGTGTCGATGGCCAAGTGGTGGCTGAGCGACATGGCTTGCCGGGTGGCCGACGATTGCGTGCAGCTGCACGGCGGCTACGGCTACATGGCCGAGTATCCCATAGCGCGCGACTACATGGACGTGCGCGCCATGCCCATCTACGCGGGCTCAAACGAGGTCATGAAGCTGATCCTCGCCCGCATGATGGACCTGGAGTGA
- a CDS encoding acyl-CoA thioesterase II, whose protein sequence is MPETFDELLELLDLEELDLDLYRGFSPPGDVGRERVFGGQVAAQAMVAARRTVDGERRAHSLHGYFLRSGDPTIPIVYHVDRIRDGRSFTTRRVVANQKGKAIFNMAVSFQVPEQAWEHSFTMPEAPDPESMPTNAERMQALLGDKANPAILERLTRKGPVEIRFCDPPDWQPSEGEDCSTMVWLRVRGDLGDDPRVHTCAMVYASDYTLTSTVMRPHGLHWATGRVMSASLDHAMWFHADARADEWWLYVEDSPSASGARGLARGSIFAHDGRLVCSVAQEVLLRPWQGKGDGVRGRPDKQSSD, encoded by the coding sequence GTGCCTGAAACCTTTGACGAACTCCTCGAGCTGCTTGACCTCGAGGAACTCGACCTCGATCTTTACCGCGGATTCAGCCCCCCCGGCGACGTGGGACGCGAGCGCGTGTTCGGCGGCCAGGTGGCCGCCCAGGCCATGGTGGCGGCCAGGCGTACGGTGGACGGCGAGCGTCGCGCCCATTCACTGCACGGTTATTTTCTGAGGTCGGGAGACCCCACCATACCCATCGTCTACCACGTGGACCGCATCCGCGACGGCCGTTCGTTTACGACCCGTCGCGTGGTGGCCAACCAGAAGGGCAAGGCGATATTCAACATGGCGGTTTCGTTCCAGGTGCCGGAGCAGGCCTGGGAACATTCGTTCACCATGCCCGAGGCGCCTGACCCCGAGTCGATGCCGACCAACGCCGAGCGCATGCAAGCGCTCCTGGGCGACAAGGCCAACCCGGCCATACTCGAACGGCTCACGCGTAAGGGCCCGGTTGAGATTCGTTTCTGTGACCCGCCCGACTGGCAACCCAGCGAGGGCGAGGACTGCAGCACGATGGTGTGGCTGCGCGTGCGCGGCGACCTCGGCGACGACCCGCGCGTGCACACCTGCGCCATGGTCTACGCTTCGGATTACACGCTGACCTCAACCGTCATGCGTCCGCACGGCCTGCACTGGGCCACTGGCCGCGTGATGTCGGCCAGCCTTGACCACGCCATGTGGTTTCACGCCGATGCCCGGGCCGACGAGTGGTGGCTGTACGTCGAAGATTCGCCGTCTGCCTCGGGCGCGCGTGGTTTGGCACGCGGCAGTATCTTCGCCCACGACGGGCGGCTGGTGTGCTCGGTGGCGCAGGAGGTCCTGCTCCGGCCATGGCAGGGCAAGGGCGACGGCGTGCGCGGCCGGCCGGACAAGCAGTCCTCGGACTGA